In one Mucilaginibacter ginsenosidivorax genomic region, the following are encoded:
- a CDS encoding DUF1801 domain-containing protein, whose translation MSITEFISDAPAERQAFLITLHEAIIANDPTITPVIKLMMGKEMILYEERGFMKYGLASAKAYMSLHCLPMYMNPTLHGQFENLLPDAKFQKGCINFKDESEMPATALATLIAACSGISIADMLEKRKRK comes from the coding sequence ATGAGCATTACGGAATTTATCAGCGATGCGCCCGCAGAAAGGCAGGCCTTTTTGATCACTTTGCATGAAGCAATCATAGCTAACGACCCAACAATCACCCCTGTAATCAAACTAATGATGGGCAAAGAAATGATTTTATACGAGGAGCGTGGCTTTATGAAATACGGACTGGCGAGTGCAAAGGCTTATATGTCGTTGCACTGCCTGCCCATGTACATGAACCCCACACTGCACGGGCAATTTGAAAATTTGTTGCCGGATGCGAAATTCCAGAAGGGTTGCATCAATTTTAAAGATGAATCTGAAATGCCCGCCACGGCCCTCGCCACACTGATCGCTGCATGTTCGGGTATAAGTATCGCAGACATGCTGGAAAAACGAAAAAGAAAATAG
- a CDS encoding alginate lyase family protein, which translates to MNYIKGICLLLCCFLLLLLADFAKAQSFTHPGLLQNTQDIERMKTAIREKQEPIYSGFLVLQAHPQSQNTYRMQGPMEIVGRNPTIGQAVYDADANAAYQNALMWALTGQQAYADKAIEIVNSWSSTLKSITGRDAVLMAGLGPFKMVNAAEILRYTHSGWSAADIEKTEHHFHEVIYPVIKDFAPFANGNWDAAAMKTMMAIGVFCNDRPIFERALHYYIDGAGDGSLVNYIINDAGQCQESGRDQSHTQLGIAHLGDCAEMAWQQGLNLYAYADNRLLKGFEYTARYNLGLDVPYTPAMDRTGKYLHQQLSSEGRGRLRAVYEQIYNHYVNRMGLAAPYTRQAAEKMRPEQQGLPGADHVGFGTLLYSRTASVKGKYDVNTIPEAPSGLLAKTSLNSNTVTWIAAVGADYYTVKRAGNRNGPYLVIADHLTHALYQDNKVVKGKTYYYVVSAVNKWGRGEAAYPVSITTDFRANWEQADVGDSVGLGQKSTAVFDGQQFTITAGGMGIDSSRNQFKFIYTTLNDDGAITCRYVPQVSSQFTSFGLVIREGLTVNVPQIALMVKPEPSGQAEAPRWYTCLLSRELAGKQTKTVTSNQLLAEPVVTFSRLTGYYWLRLQRKGEVVSGFSSVDGKNWTKIGSVTGQTKKMLLAGLAVSSGSMATPTTISFDRVTLER; encoded by the coding sequence ATGAATTATATAAAAGGAATATGTTTACTTCTGTGCTGCTTTTTATTATTGTTGCTGGCTGATTTTGCAAAAGCACAGTCGTTTACACATCCCGGATTATTGCAAAACACGCAGGATATAGAGCGGATGAAAACAGCCATAAGAGAAAAACAGGAACCTATATACAGCGGGTTCCTGGTTCTTCAGGCGCATCCGCAATCACAAAATACCTATCGTATGCAGGGGCCTATGGAAATAGTAGGCCGGAACCCCACCATTGGGCAGGCTGTTTATGATGCGGATGCTAATGCTGCTTATCAAAATGCATTGATGTGGGCGCTTACAGGTCAACAGGCTTATGCTGATAAAGCTATTGAAATTGTTAATTCCTGGTCATCAACATTAAAATCAATAACCGGGCGCGATGCTGTATTAATGGCCGGGCTTGGGCCATTTAAAATGGTGAATGCTGCCGAAATTCTGCGCTATACCCATTCGGGTTGGTCTGCAGCGGATATCGAAAAAACAGAGCATCATTTTCATGAAGTGATATACCCGGTTATCAAAGATTTTGCTCCGTTTGCCAACGGTAATTGGGATGCGGCTGCCATGAAAACCATGATGGCGATAGGCGTTTTTTGCAACGACCGCCCCATATTTGAACGGGCTTTACATTATTATATTGATGGCGCAGGCGACGGAAGTTTGGTTAATTATATTATTAATGATGCGGGCCAATGCCAGGAAAGCGGCAGGGATCAAAGTCATACCCAGTTGGGCATAGCCCATTTGGGTGATTGTGCCGAGATGGCCTGGCAGCAGGGATTAAATTTATATGCTTATGCAGATAACCGTTTATTAAAAGGTTTTGAATATACCGCCAGGTATAACCTGGGGCTGGATGTTCCTTATACACCCGCAATGGACAGAACAGGTAAATATTTGCATCAGCAGCTATCATCAGAAGGCAGGGGGAGACTGCGGGCGGTGTATGAACAAATTTATAATCATTACGTAAACCGGATGGGTTTAGCAGCCCCCTATACCAGGCAGGCTGCCGAAAAGATGAGGCCGGAACAACAGGGGCTACCGGGCGCCGACCATGTGGGATTTGGAACGCTGCTTTATTCCAGGACGGCATCGGTAAAAGGGAAATATGATGTAAATACCATTCCGGAAGCACCGTCGGGTCTGTTAGCTAAAACGTCATTAAACAGCAATACTGTAACCTGGATAGCCGCTGTAGGAGCGGATTACTATACCGTTAAAAGAGCAGGAAATAGAAATGGACCTTATTTGGTCATTGCAGACCATCTCACTCATGCGTTATACCAGGATAATAAAGTGGTAAAAGGGAAAACTTATTATTATGTAGTGTCGGCGGTTAATAAATGGGGCAGGGGCGAAGCTGCTTATCCGGTTAGCATCACAACGGATTTCCGGGCAAATTGGGAACAGGCAGATGTTGGAGATAGCGTAGGACTAGGACAAAAAAGTACGGCCGTTTTTGATGGACAGCAATTTACCATAACAGCGGGCGGAATGGGTATCGACAGCTCACGTAATCAGTTTAAGTTTATTTACACTACCTTAAACGACGATGGGGCCATCACATGCCGGTACGTTCCGCAGGTCAGTTCGCAGTTTACCAGTTTTGGCCTGGTTATCCGCGAAGGATTAACGGTTAATGTGCCGCAGATAGCTTTAATGGTAAAACCTGAACCATCGGGTCAGGCGGAGGCGCCACGCTGGTACACCTGTTTGCTTTCCCGGGAGTTAGCGGGAAAACAAACAAAAACTGTTACATCAAACCAGTTGCTTGCTGAGCCGGTAGTTACTTTCAGCCGCCTCACGGGGTATTATTGGCTCCGTTTACAACGAAAAGGGGAGGTTGTTTCTGGCTTCTCTTCAGTTGATGGAAAAAACTGGACAAAAATTGGTTCAGTAACTGGCCAAACAAAAAAAATGTTATTAGCAGGCCTGGCTGTTTCTTCCGGCTCAATGGCAACGCCTACTACCATCAGCTTTGATCGGGTAACTTTGGAGAGATAA